From the genome of Toxoplasma gondii ME49 chromosome XII, whole genome shotgun sequence:
TTTCAATCGCTTTCGCTGCCACTACTGCTGGAAGGGTCCATCAAGCGACCGGCAATGTGCAGAACAGCAGAGGACCTGGCGCCTTTGTCATCGCTTGCTTCACCTCAACGTCGCACCCTTTCACGAAAACGACGGCGTCCAGCCGACTCTTTTCACGCACAGTGCGAAAGTTTCGCTACCTTGTCAGAACCCAGCACGTGTCCTTCAGCAATGGTTTCAACGCAGGCGCAAGGTGAACCGCGTTCAGAAACCGACGAGCGCGCTACCGTCTGGTTTAACTCAGAAACCAACGAGGTAGATTCGCGACAGGTCTCCGGCCACAGGACGACATGCTTCACTTCTGCTAACGTCGTTGCCAGGCTAGGATGCCCCAGCATGTTGACTGCGGAGTCCTCCGAGGGGCCTGTATCTAACGACAATCAACAGCAATTAACGCGGTTCTTCCCTCAGTTTGTAGATACCCTAGCGACAAGCGCCCTGACAACAGAGTCGCAGCGAATCCTCACTGAGGCCTGTCCAGACTTAGTGTTCGGAGAAGGCAGCTCTCCCGCCGTTGCGGCGTTGCCCTCTGATAACACCCGCTCTGAAGCCACAGCAACATgggaagagaacggagaggcggCTGCATGGGGATGCGGCTACTGCACTGAATCTGAGACTGCACCGACTGCTCCGTGGGCATTACGGCCTCGTGATGTGGAGGGGAGCGATGGGGATACTTCTCATCAGGTGAGAGAATTCGAATTTTGCGACAAGAGGCAGTTCCAGCTACTATAGGAAATCAGATTGAATTATCAGCATACAGTGCTGTGTGTGCTGTCAATCGCGTGTGCAACGGTACCACATGCCGCCGCACGAACACCTGACATTCCTGTTCTGGATGTGGAAAGAGGCGGGAGTGATGTTTTGGAAATGATAAGTCAAGAGGCTTCCCGATTGTCTCGGATAATCTCAAGACTCGAGCTGGGTACTGTATAACATGCCTTTCCTGCTCTTTAACGTTGAAAGATCATCTGGCActgctctgcgtttttcagTACGTCCGGAGTATCTCATCTCACACACGTGCATTTGTCTTTGGGTGCCACAACGTCTCTTTGTTTCAGGCTGTGCAAAGCCTTCTTGTTCCGCTAGAATTCTTGCCACCCTGGCCTCTTGATTCAGAGCTGCCAGAAACGTCTGCAGACCATACTCTGGCTACCGAGGCAGTCTCGTACGACGAAGACACCCGCTCGACGGGAGGCAGAAATGGAGACGCCTCAGCTCTGGTTGAGCACCAAATAGATCTTTTTGATCAGGAAAAAACAGCCGCTGTTGGGTCGTCCCTTCCACAGACGCCATCCGCCTCTGCGGCACTGGGTTCAGAGTTACACCTGAGAAATCTTTTGGCGTTTATCACTCCAGTATTGTCAGCTCTCGCTGCAGCTCTGGCGGCGCCCTGCGTTTCCGCGACAGGACTGGAGGCAGCGCCGTTCCCGGGGCTTCCCGGCCCATCGGTCTCTTCGTGTGACATAGAACTTTCTCAGAAAGCGATTCGCTTGATATTCCGTGATCTACAACATGTCTGCCTGCCATTGCTTACCAACACTCTTTCCATGTCACCTGCTGAAGCAGAGTATGTGTCAACTGCTCTGAAGCGCCACGCGGATATGATCGAAAGTGTGACTTCCGCGCCACTTCCACAGATAAACTGCATCAGCCCCTATGGCTTcagccttctcttctggccGTATCTCTCCATCTTCAAAAAGTGCCTCATTGACTGTGTCATGCCGTCCTCCCTCTCGAAATTCGAGCAAAttcgcttgcttcttcttgtaTGCAATACCCCCGAGCCTCCCGGTGCCCCGGGCGCAACTGCATATCTCTAATCTTCAGTGGCTTCACGTGAGTGTGTCCGAGGAGGCCTTCTCAGGAAAAAGCCTCTGGTGCCGTATCAAATTTGACCGACCCTATCAGCAAGTGCGGACCGCCCCGAACTTGCGAAGAAGTACCGTGTCTTTCCCGATGATTCTCTGAATTATGAAGCTGGACTGCGGCGGCAGCACAAGCATAGCAACAATTCAGTAGCTTTTTGACAGTGGTCAGGCGGAAACTTTGGGGCTTTTAGAACGCGATTATGGCACTACCATAAGTAACCGAGATGATAATGCTCCCCCGCTTGACTTCGCTTACGCAACACGTGAAACAAAACACCCATTCTCACGGTGTTCGCACGTCGCGTCAGCACGTGAAATCATGTAGATTCTTCCTCGATTCATGTTCTGTCCCATATCGCAGTTT
Proteins encoded in this window:
- a CDS encoding hypothetical protein (encoded by transcript TGME49_300070), encoding MAGLLPSYYSIASFLGSYQITVFIMDAGVTPEYLHDPTPPETSQPATEHCPPTFQSLSLPLLLEGSIKRPAMCRTAEDLAPLSSLASPQRRTLSRKRRRPADSFHAQCESFATLSEPSTCPSAMVSTQAQGEPRSETDERATVWFNSETNEVDSRQVSGHRTTCFTSANVVARLGCPSMLTAESSEGPVSNDNQQQLTRFFPQFVDTLATSALTTESQRILTEACPDLVFGEGSSPAVAALPSDNTRSEATATWEENGEAAAWGCGYCTESETAPTAPWALRPRDVEGSDGDTSHQAVQSLLVPLEFLPPWPLDSELPETSADHTLATEAVSYDEDTRSTGGRNGDASALVEHQIDLFDQEKTAAVGSSLPQTPSASAALGSELHLRNLLAFITPVLSALAAALAAPCVSATGLEAAPFPGLPGPSVSSCDIELSQKAIRLIFRDLQHVCLPLLTNTLSMSPAEAEYVSTALKRHADMIESVTSAPLPQINCISPYGFSLLFWPYLSIFKKCLIDCVMPSSLSKFEQIRLLLLVCNTPEPPGAPGATAYL